Proteins encoded within one genomic window of Catharus ustulatus isolate bCatUst1 chromosome 10, bCatUst1.pri.v2, whole genome shotgun sequence:
- the LOC117000632 gene encoding vesicle-associated membrane protein 2-like: protein MSVPASAQGASGAAGAAGPPPATNVSSNKRLQQTQAQVDEVVDIMRMNVDKVLERDQKLSELDNRADALQAGASQFETSAAKLKRKYWWKNCKMMIILGVVCAVILIIIIIYFST, encoded by the exons GTCTGTTCCAGCTTCTGCCCAGGGTGCCAGCggtgctgcaggggctgcagggccccCTCCTGCCACCAATGTGTCCAGCaacaagaggctgcagcagacACAAGCCCAGGTGGACGAG GTGGTGGACATCATGAGGATGAACGTGGACAAGGTGCTGGAGAGGGACCAGAAGCTGTCAGAGCTCGACAACCGGGCAGATGCATTGCAAGCAGGTGCCTCACAGTTTGAGACCAGTGCAGCCAAACTGAAGAGGAAATACTGGTGGAAAAATTGCAAG ATGATGATCATCCTTGGTGTAGTATGCGCAGTCATTCTCATTATAATTATAA TTTATTTCTCCActtga